One Actinomyces respiraculi DNA window includes the following coding sequences:
- a CDS encoding heavy-metal-associated domain-containing protein: MTAFTSDGIDRTTTLRLSGLTCGHCVTHVTEELEALEGVKNVSVILNKGGQSVATVVSDVLLDDARLREAIDEAGDYTLDAIERDEQ, encoded by the coding sequence ATGACCGCCTTCACCTCCGACGGCATCGACCGCACCACCACCCTGCGCCTGTCCGGCCTCACCTGCGGCCACTGCGTCACCCACGTCACCGAGGAGCTGGAGGCGCTTGAGGGCGTCAAGAACGTCTCCGTCATCCTCAACAAGGGCGGCCAGTCCGTCGCCACGGTCGTCTCCGACGTCCTTCTCGACGACGCCCGGCTGCGCGAGGCCATCGACGAGGCGGGCGATTACACCCTCGACGCGATTGAGCGGGACGAGCAGTAA
- a CDS encoding metal-sensitive transcriptional regulator: MPGYTGTKEQYLARLGRIEGQVRGISRMVEQDTYCIDVLTQIAAATKALEAVSLGLLEDHMSHCVLHAAQSSDEEGMAKIREASDAIARLVRS; encoded by the coding sequence ATGCCTGGATACACCGGCACCAAGGAGCAGTACCTCGCACGCCTCGGGCGCATCGAGGGACAGGTCCGCGGCATCTCCCGCATGGTCGAGCAGGACACGTACTGCATCGACGTCCTCACCCAGATCGCGGCCGCCACCAAGGCCCTCGAGGCCGTCAGCCTCGGCCTGCTTGAGGACCACATGAGCCACTGCGTCCTGCACGCCGCCCAGTCCTCCGATGAGGAGGGCATGGCCAAGATCCGCGAGGCCTCCGACGCCATCGCCCGCCTCGTCCGGTCCTGA
- the purB gene encoding adenylosuccinate lyase → MVDLSTLNPPIALGPLDGRYRAVAAPLANHLSEAALNRARLRVEVEWLIHLTDNRVLPGAPALTEKDKTYLRGVVESFGAEEIAELAEIEAGTRHDVKAVEYLLKRRLDAAPADSVLPTVHEIVHIFCTSEDINNLSYALTVRDAVEQVWLPAARGLVEDLAILARDNADAAMLSRTHGQAATPSTLGKEMAVLAWRLSRQVARIERTEYLGKINGATGTYGAHVVSVPGADWEQVARTFVEGLGLTWNPLTTQIEPHDWQAELYSDVARLNRIAHNLATDVWTYISLGYFHQRLSAQGSTGSSTMPHKVNPIRFENGEANLEISCALLDTLAATLVTSRLQRDLTDSTTQRNIGVAFGHSLLALDNIRRGLAGLDVDRARLLEDLDQTWEVLGEPVQQAMRAASVAGATGMADPYERLKELTRGKKVTPEAMREFISGLGMPSDVEERLLALTPATYTGLAEQLVSHLH, encoded by the coding sequence ATGGTCGACCTCTCCACCCTCAACCCTCCCATCGCCCTCGGGCCCCTGGACGGCCGCTACCGCGCCGTCGCCGCACCCCTGGCGAACCACCTGTCCGAGGCGGCCCTCAACCGGGCCCGGCTGAGGGTGGAGGTCGAGTGGCTCATTCACCTCACCGACAACCGCGTCCTTCCGGGCGCCCCAGCCCTGACCGAGAAGGACAAGACCTACCTGCGCGGCGTCGTCGAGAGCTTCGGCGCCGAGGAGATCGCCGAGCTCGCCGAGATCGAGGCCGGCACCCGCCACGACGTCAAGGCGGTGGAGTACCTGCTCAAGCGGCGCCTGGACGCCGCGCCCGCCGACAGCGTCCTGCCCACCGTGCACGAGATCGTCCACATCTTCTGCACGAGTGAGGACATCAACAACCTGTCCTACGCGCTCACGGTGCGCGACGCCGTCGAGCAGGTGTGGCTGCCCGCCGCCCGCGGGCTCGTGGAGGACCTGGCCATCCTGGCCCGGGACAACGCTGACGCCGCCATGCTCAGCCGCACCCACGGGCAGGCGGCCACACCCTCCACCCTGGGCAAGGAGATGGCGGTCCTCGCCTGGCGCCTGTCGCGCCAGGTGGCGCGCATCGAGCGCACCGAGTACCTGGGCAAGATCAACGGCGCGACCGGCACCTACGGGGCGCACGTCGTCTCGGTGCCCGGGGCCGACTGGGAGCAGGTGGCGCGCACCTTCGTCGAGGGCCTGGGCCTGACCTGGAACCCGCTCACCACCCAGATCGAGCCGCACGACTGGCAGGCCGAGCTCTACTCCGACGTCGCCCGCCTCAACCGCATCGCCCACAACCTCGCCACCGATGTATGGACGTACATCTCGCTGGGCTACTTCCACCAGCGCCTGAGCGCGCAGGGCTCCACCGGCTCCTCGACGATGCCGCACAAGGTCAACCCCATCCGCTTCGAGAACGGCGAGGCGAACCTCGAGATCTCCTGCGCGCTGCTGGACACGCTGGCCGCCACGCTCGTGACCAGCCGCCTGCAGCGCGACCTCACGGACTCCACCACCCAGCGCAACATTGGTGTCGCCTTCGGCCACTCCCTGCTGGCGCTGGACAACATCCGCCGCGGCCTGGCCGGTCTCGACGTCGACCGTGCCCGCCTGCTGGAGGACCTGGACCAGACGTGGGAGGTGCTGGGCGAGCCCGTGCAGCAGGCGATGCGCGCGGCCTCCGTGGCCGGGGCGACCGGCATGGCGGACCCGTATGAGCGGCTCAAGGAGCTCACGCGCGGCAAGAAGGTGACACCCGAGGCGATGCGCGAGTTCATCTCCGGCCTGGGGATGCCGTCCGACGTCGAGGAGCGCCTGCTGGCGCTGACCCCCGCCACGTACACGGGGCTGGCCGAACAGCTGGTCTCGCACCTGCACTGA
- a CDS encoding class I SAM-dependent methyltransferase, translating to MSSQWQNRWEERYASVGQLWSGEPNDLLMGLAEGWQPGHSLDLGCGEGDDVLWLASRGWQVVGVDVSPTAIARLRSRSAERGLTGVEGVVVDLSSEPLPVGPFDLVTSFFMHGGPSEGSIVLEDVLVQAAERVVEGGRLLAAVHCSNPPWRRHHVRSFRPEALAAEVLALLPEGAWEVESCAEQWRDVTGPDGQAGRRSDGIVCWRRLA from the coding sequence ATGAGCAGCCAGTGGCAGAACAGGTGGGAGGAGCGCTACGCCTCCGTCGGGCAGCTGTGGTCCGGGGAGCCGAACGATCTCCTCATGGGCCTTGCTGAGGGGTGGCAGCCCGGCCACAGCCTTGACCTGGGCTGCGGCGAGGGCGATGACGTCCTCTGGCTCGCCTCGCGTGGCTGGCAGGTCGTGGGTGTTGACGTCTCCCCGACGGCGATCGCGCGTCTGCGCTCGCGGTCTGCCGAGCGCGGGCTGACGGGGGTTGAGGGCGTCGTCGTCGATCTGTCCAGCGAACCGCTGCCGGTGGGGCCCTTTGACCTGGTGACCTCTTTCTTCATGCATGGGGGGCCAAGCGAAGGCTCGATTGTCCTCGAGGACGTGCTCGTGCAGGCGGCTGAGCGTGTGGTCGAGGGCGGGCGTCTGCTCGCGGCGGTGCACTGCAGCAACCCGCCGTGGCGCCGTCACCACGTGCGCTCCTTCCGGCCCGAGGCCCTGGCGGCGGAGGTCCTGGCCCTCCTGCCCGAGGGCGCGTGGGAGGTCGAGAGCTGTGCGGAGCAGTGGCGGGACGTCACCGGTCCCGACGGCCAGGCGGGGCGTCGCTCCGATGGAATCGTCTGCTGGCGCCGCCTTGCCTGA
- a CDS encoding phage holin family protein, translated as MEFIARTIGNAAGLWLAASILSGIRVTGGSTTLDTVLIYLLIGLVLALVNSIVRPIAKVIAFPLYILTFGLFALVVNGAMLMLTSAISQMTPAGLVVDSFGYAVLGSLIVSIISALVVGLIGPGDRD; from the coding sequence ATGGAATTCATCGCGCGCACCATCGGAAACGCCGCCGGTTTGTGGTTGGCCGCCTCGATCCTCAGCGGCATCCGGGTCACGGGCGGCTCCACGACGTTGGACACCGTCCTCATCTACCTGCTCATCGGGCTCGTCCTCGCGCTGGTCAACTCCATCGTCAGGCCCATCGCCAAGGTGATCGCCTTCCCCCTCTACATCCTCACCTTCGGGCTCTTCGCCCTCGTCGTCAACGGGGCGATGCTCATGCTCACCTCCGCGATCAGCCAGATGACCCCTGCCGGACTCGTCGTCGACTCCTTCGGCTACGCGGTGCTCGGCTCACTCATCGTGTCGATCATCTCGGCCCTCGTCGTCGGCCTCATCGGCCCCGGGGACAGGGACTAA